The nucleotide window AGCTGGTATGCTCCCCGGTCATTCTAGCCCCTGCTTTTCCGATGCTGACTCGTGTGCGCAggcttcctcggcgacctggccGCATCCATCGTCTACGTTCCCTCCGAGGTGCTCAAGACCCGTCTCCAGCTGCAGGGCCGATACAACAACCCCCACTTCCGCTCCGGCTACAACTATCGCGgcaccatcgacgccgcccgaaCCATTGTCCGCACCGAGGGCGCCTCAGCCCTGTTCTACGGCTACAAGGCCACCCTCTACCGCGACCTGCCCTTCTCCGCCCTGCAGTTCATGTTCTGGGAGCAGTTCCACGCCTGGTCCCGTGTCTACAAGCAGAGCCGCGACATTGGCGTCccgctcgagctcctcactggcgccgctgccggtggcCTCGCCGGTGTCATCACTTGTCCGCTTGATGTCGTCAAGACGCGCCTCCAGACTCAGGTCAACTCGCCGGTTGACCATGCGGCCCGAGCGCGCGATGTGAACCCGCAGAAGCGCCACAtctccacgtcgtcgccgagcacgcACCGTCCGCAGCctggcgccatcgccctcgagaCATCATCTGTCATCACGGGCCTCAAGGTCATTTACCGCACCGAGGGCATCGGTGGGTGGTTTCGTGGTGTTGGGCCCCGCGGCGTGTGGACCTTCATCCAGAGCGGGTGCATGCTCTTCCTCTACCAGCGACTACTGCACGAGCTGGAGGTTCGCCTGCCGCTGGACAAAGAGGAGCCATAGACTCTACTCCATTTGGTGCTAGCGTGTGTTGTATTTGGCGATAGATGACGTTGGAAACATTGAAAGACGAGAGGCTTTCGTCGTGTACAAATAAAGCAAGAGATAAAAGACTACGTGTAcgaagagggagggagaggaggatgcTTCGTGTGGGTGGACAACGGACATCATTGTTTGGCGTTGGGGCGGCTGGCTAGACGGGACCGGTACACTTTTAGGCGGCGAGTTGGGGGTCCGCGACGAACATTTAGACATGAACTGAGTGTCTCTGCACCAACTCAAGAATTTTGTATTAATATTCCATGACAATCACCCTCTGCCTACCTGCGTGGCTTGATGGCGCTACTTGTGTGGTCGTTGTGTCAATGCAACCTTAGGCGTCACTATCCGTGACCCGGGCCTCAGCTAAAATGAGGGAAAGTTGGTAATGTGGGCAAGATGGCAGACAGAGGAAGAGCTGCATGAGGCACGACGTTGACACTGTTACGTAGCGCTCTTAATGTTTCGACatactacttcgtacatactgTGAAACCTATGCATCACGTCTTTGAACTGTTCAAAAGCTGAGACACCTAGACTCTACAGACAAGATCAAAGGGGGGTATATGAAGCTAAACTGCTCACCGGCAGCCAACGCGCACGACCAAGCAACGCCAATGAAGATCGCTTCGAAATACACACAAAACACGCAACACTCCTCATCCTCCCGCGGCTCGCCACGCTTAGGCGTCGGGGTCGCTCTCCTCGGGCATGTCGGCCGGCTcaaagtcgtcgaggcgggtCCTGAGCTCGTCCCGCGCcaggcagacgacgagggcgacggtcAGGGCGTTCCAGACGCTCTGGTGGCGGTCCATGAAGTGCACGTCGACGTGGAAGCTGACGtaggcgtcgtcgcccttggcaGCATCGACGGTGAGGATGAAGACCGAGGTGCGCAGGACGAAGATGCCATagacgacgggcgggcggcggcggaactgcgacgcgtcgagcgtctcggAGAGGGGGGTCGTAGGACCGTCCTCGACAGACTCGCGAACGGGGGGCTGCTTGTTAGCATGAGAACCCAGATTCGATTGTGTGATGCGACTTACTTCGGTTAAGGAGGTGTGGCCTGCTTTTGTCGGCGTCTTGGTCTCGTCGTCTGATCTGGCCGCAGAGTCCTCTGGGGCGGACtgccacccctcctcctcggtatcttcttcttcttcctcttcctcgtcttctggCATGTGTTTGTCCAGAAGCAGCTCCACATCAGTCAAATGCGGGTTTGAAAGCCGCTGCTTGTCGATGTCCCAAAAGTCGTCATCGCGGTCGATCTTGAGAAACTCGCGCTGGACTCTGGCCAGGGCCCGCATGCGCCGCTGAATGTGTCCCGTGATGTCGCCTTccgtcgcgcccgcgtcAGTGTTCTCGACGATGATGTTTGGAACGTAATGGAGCGAGCTGTAACCACCGTCCTCAGCCGCCCAGCTGAGGTAGTGGCTGATGCCCTTCTTGATGAGTGCCGGGGCCTTGTGTCGCAGACCAGACTGGCACGTCGTGCGGACGCTGGCTGTGAGGTCGATGAGCCGCAAcagcgccatcgtcgctgcGGGAGAGTCAGCTACCAACTTACACGAGGAGGAACACGCAGAGGCTACGTACCGCGAAATTCTTTGCTCGAGTGCGAGTAGATGATGGGCGAGTAGTCATTCGAGGTCTGGAACACACTGTCTGCCATGGGCACGCCGCGAAAGTCGACGTCCCAATGCGCGGGCAACATTGGGAGATCCTGGCGAAGGAACAAAATCTCAAACAGCTTCTCCTCTGGCGCGGCCCAGGTGCTCGCGCCTGGGTACAGCTGCTTCTCATTCTCCATCTGCCTGATCAACTCGGCGGtttgcggcgccgccgcgtggcCTTCGCCGACAGACTGCCTCCTGGTCATTTCCAGCGAATAGTCGGGCGACTCCCCGGACGCCTGTGAGGTGGAGTCTTCGCGTTGCTTGATGTTCCTGCGCGGAGTGACGTCTTGCTGcggagcgtcgtcgagctggcggcggcttcgcgaTGGCCGCGGGGTctcatcggcgtcggcctcggggagcggcgggctcggggAGCCGGAGCTGGTGTGAGACGGCtcagccatggcgatgagACCGCGATGCGGGCTTGCGATGTTCTGAAGCCCCTTCGAGTGAGGATGGCGAAGAAGATAAAGCGTTTACCGGGGATCAAGTGCGGGAGGTCGTGCGCTGTTGGCGACGCGGGTGCCCGCAGGTGCCCGGCCTGAACGGCAACAGGGGTGACAGTCACCGCAGGCTTGTGCTCGCAGGACAGCAACAGGCTCCGCGGCAGACACCAATTCCGCACGCATCAACGAGCAGTTCCTTTTCGCACTGCGACTAAGAATTTCTAGCAATTTCCGACCGCGACGCCTCAAGTGTCCGTTGGGAGTGAATCACTGGCGTTTGGCGAGGTGCGCTGCCTCGTGATGCCTAAACACCTTCCTGCGGCTTTCACAAagcgggcagccagcccctcGCGCCTTCCTCACTTACACTGGCCGCTGAGAGGTTCTCAGGCAACGAGGCAACGAAAGGAAATTGGCTGCGGGCGCAACCTCAAAGGCTTTAGTAACCTCAGCTGGCCTGCTCCGTTTGCATCCCCTCATTCTCACCaacgtctctctctctccccctctcacAACCACATCAAGTCAAACGCACGCACATGACAGGAGAACCACAACCACAGCCGCCACGTTCTGGAAatcaccatcgtcaacaaCCGTAACAAATACCCACGAACATGGCTTTCCGAGATCTCCCTAACGAGGTTATGAGTGCGATATTACAGTCCATCGACTCCTCAAAAGATCTCGATGCCGCTGTGAGAGCCTCTTCGACATGGTTTCGCATCTTCCACACCGCACCGGCCCGGTTTCTGTCTCAAGTTCTGAGAAACAACGTCCACCCGGATGTCATCAGCGATGTCATCATCGCTGCGAAATATGAAGCGATGTGTGATTCGTATATTCGGGCGAGCCCTCCACAAGGCTACGACGACTATGCGGAAAAGATCAAGACCTTCATGAGCGACCTTCTTCAAGAACAGTCACATCTCCGCGCAATGCCGGTATATATGCCCAGGCTCACTCAATTGAGTAAAACCATTTGCCGCTTGTCGTCAATCGTCGACCAGTTCTGTGAAGATGCATTCACAGCCCTCTCGCCACCACAAGGGAGCCCTGTTTACCAGCACAGCAGCACAGATCCAGCCTGCCGGGATTTTGACTCTTTGTCCTGCACAGAGTATGCTCGGTTGCTTCGGGCAGTGGCTAGACTTGAAACATACGCTACTCTCTTTGCGAGCTCTTGCCTGGCGAGAGACGGGCAGCCTGAGCAATTTCTTCAAACATTACCTGCATGGGAAGTTGAGGAGATGAGCTGCATCTATCATTACCTTATCCGCAAGCTAGGCGAATGGGTCAGCGATATGCAAAGCACGGTGGTTTCGAAGGTTTTATCTCATCGCCTAACACGAGTCGTGGCGGATGATGGACAGTCCAAGGGATCAAAGTTCCGAGACAGCGTATCGTCCACCGAACGCCTCAGCTCGCGGAAGACCCAAATGACCGACTTCAAACCCGGTCGACATGGCCCATCATCGTGGCTTTCCAGTGATTGCAGCCGCGAGATGCTGCTCAAGTTCGACAGGATTATCTCATATCATCAAGGGAGCTTATGGGAGTTAATCAACAGAATTGAATCACGAGCTCATAAACTCTGTCGCCTCAGCGACTTGTTCTCGAGCGACGTCTTTCCGAAGTTCATTGAACGCTTGACTTCGCCACTGCAGCCATCCGTGCACCCGAACGCTGGCGAGCTTCCGGATGATCCATCCACACCCAACATGGGCTACTACGCCTTCAAGCCCTCCACGGACGAGCGGTATCTCGAAATATACAGGCCAGACTGCTGGGGTGTCCGTGCGATGGGATACGTGTTTTGGGATACGGACAGGTTGCGCCAGCCCGCAGTCTGGGTCAGGTTGAAGGAGGCTAGCAAAATGGGGGGCGATCGTGCCAGGGCTGCGTACGACCCGTCCCTGCATGAAAGTgcggaggagaagctgcaaGGTGTCCGGCTCTCGGCCGAGCTGATGAAGGAGATTAAGGGTGGGTGTTTCTGATACGTCCCAATGCTCCGCATGTCGCAATCACGAGCAGTTTTACCTTCGGATCATTGGCGTTGTTTGTCAGAGGAGCTGCTTTAGGAATCGAAAGGGAGACTCGACTGGTGGGGTGAAGGTGTAGGGGGAGCAAGGCATATCTCCCTGGCTCTTGATCATTGCTCAATAGTCTCACCAGACTTAAAATCGCTTTCGTTGCTAGAAAAATGGGTTTCATTTTCGCTTTTGTCCATTCAAGTTGATACGGAGTACCCGCGTCGACGGTTGGCGTACGGGTGAATGAACTGTCCTTCAGCCTTCAGAGAGAGACAAGATATTTGTCCTCTCACTTAATAGCCCGAGTGCCCACCGTCTTCTCATAGGTAGCATTAGGGCATCCCCCCATGGGCGGTGACGGTGCCTCGCGAGAGAAAGTACAGGAACGGAACCACAAACCGCAACGGTTTGCTGAATGACGTGTGGTGAAGGGCTACTGATTATCGATTCCACCCTCACAACTGGCCCAGTGTTTTCATAGAGTACGGTGGCCGTCTCACGACTGTATCAAGTCTGTGGAACAAAGACGGCACATTTACCGATGCCCACATGGTAAGCTGCAGTGTCGAGACCTTGCTTCCAGTCCTCGAGGGCGAAAGTCTTGACATGGACAAATCCCTTATCCCGTGGAAAGATGCCACTTTCCATCATTTTCACAAATTGCGCAATGTCTGCCCTTTCGTACATCATTTTGCCTACCACGAAGCACATTAGAACCAGCAGGACAAAGGAGGTACGGATCTACCACTCACCTTTAAGTGTGATGCTGTTGGTCAAGATCTCGGGAGCCCCTATGTTTTTTGTAGAACCCATTAGGCTGATTCTGCCGCCGAGTCGCAGAACTCTGATGGCGCTCCTGGTGTGCGTCGACGcggaggccgtcgagggcgtcaagtCGAGCACAGCGTCAATCGTGCCGAAAGCTCGCAGAGTGTCAAGATCGCTTGCCTCGTCCCCGGCAATGACGGCCGTGTCAAAGCTGGCGCCCGGCCATGTCCGTTGCACATGCTCCTTCAACGTGGCCAGCTTCTCGCTGCTGCGACCCATGGCTATCACTCTCGCGCCCATCGACACGGCCACCTGCacagctgcgccgccgtatccgcccgtcgcggggcagacgacgatggtCTCTCCCGGCTCGAGCCCGATGTCTCTCAGGCCGCCGTAGGGGATGAGCAGGTACGCCATATACATGAGCTCCGGGACCGAGTACTTGAGCTCTTTGCACAGGCGCTTCTCGTTCAGCGGAATGCAGTTCTCCAGCGGGGCCTTCATGTACTCTGCAAAGGAGCTGTCTCGCCACACGTTTCGCATCAGGTACTTGCTCTCGTCCGTGAACCCCTCGATGACGCCTGACAGAAACGACGCGTCGGGATTGTCGCGAGCGCGTACGACACTGTCGACGTACACGAGCTGGCCCGGCTTTAGAGacgcggcatcgacgccgaccgcCGCGATGCGCCCGATGGCGCTGAAGCCGCCGACAAGAGGCGTCGGGATGGGGTAATGGCGGATGACATTCTGATAGTAGGGCAGTATGCAAGTAGCCTCCACTCGGACAATCGCGCTACCTAGTccaggctgcggcgtcggcagagTCTTCAACTCCAGGCCGGTGTCTCTGttctcgaggacgagggcccTGTGCTGGTCGGGAATGGGCTGCATGGCCATATATGTCTACAAGGTATTTGGCGTAGTGGATTGCGGAGTGAAGGTCGGATTGAAGTGTTACTCAAACTACTAAGGGCCACGAGGTTTCGAGCGTTTAGACTTTATAAGTGCAATGTTGAATGCTGTGGCGGGAAAGGTTTCGGGGATATCGGGCACCGTCGCTATTGTTGTGTAGTATACTGTACTCGGAATCTGGTTGCGCCAAACTAGATGGAGATTGATGGGGTTTGGCTCTTCTCCGCAGCCTAGTACGCACAACGACCTCTCAGGGTGCTCATGAGCGCGCCGGCCACAGAGGCAGGATGTCGACTGGAACAGGCTGGTAATCCCTTGGGTAGTGTGTGAAAAGCCAGATGTATTCCGATCTGAGATTACCTACAGGGACAGACATTGGGATATACACAGAAGCTCGGCCGAAAGAGACTTTGACTAGTAGCAAGGCAGGTTACAGCTCGCAGTCTTTCGTATCAACACAAGTTGCTACACTTGTTCTGAGAGGGCTATTCCAAGGTTTGGCTCAATATTGTGAAGCGTAGCATTCGAGCTCCCTTCGCACTGCCAGAGAGTTTTCGAGACTCAGACATTTGTTGGGTGTCCGGGGGCCAACTTCaccgcggccgagctgcggcTCGGCAGAACATGACCACGCGCCAGCTGGCGGCTCCACCAAGCGCTTCCGCATTACGAGTCTAGACTTAGAGTCCGCAGTCCAGAATCCGCACTCCTCCGCAATTCCTCGTCGTTGGTAGTTAGCCCCGACTCTCGTGTTTGACGGCATTCGACCGTCGTCAAACAGTTGAGTTCCCCTTGCGCTTCGTTTCCGGATGGTTGTCCGGTTTTCTGTCTTGAGTCCTTTGCCTTGGATACAAAGTATTCGTACACAGTTGCAATATCGTGCTTCCCAAACACGATGATTCAGTTGGCGTGACCGAGCTGTAAGTCGGGCGGCCTCTATCACTTGGGCCTGACGTTTCGCCAACCAGGGCCAACATGCAGGCCAACTGGATGGTAGGTCGTTTCCCTGATGCCTCCGATCTGGTGCGTGCGTCGTACGAGCGCTTCCTTGGCTAAATATAGGTCTGAGCTGAGGCGATGAACTGTGGAGGATCAGCGAGCGCGGGCCGCAACCGCCTTGTTGGGGGCCGCGCCAACATCAAATGGGCCCGGGCTGTGTCGGCAACACCAGTCAATTCCCATCACAGCCCCCCGTTGCATGCCTAATAAGCACGCTCAGTGGTCATTCATGAGACTTTCAAAACCAACATGCATCGCGAGGAGGGGCGTCGGGAGGCCTTTTCGTGCGGGGTTTTACGATTTAGTTGCGTTGCGGTTATGGCTTCAACACATATTTGAGCCGCCCCGTCTGGTGCCTTCGATACGTAGAATGTGCTGCGTCGTCTTCAGTATATTAGCCGTCTCAATCTTCACAGTTGCCCTCCCTAGATTTTTCTTGTTCACTGGTTAAGTAACCTCAAGTATacgtcggtcggtcgacACCATGGCCCAACCATCCACCGATATGGCCTTGGTTCGCCTTGAATCCTTATCGCTGGATGATGGTCCGGACCAGCGACGGGATGAGATGACACGTCCTGAACCCGTGGCTGAGCCCTCCGGCGTATCTCTCGACATTTCTCTGGTTTCCACAAATCCTGATGCCGACCCTCTGCTTGAACATGTATCCTCCCCCAGTCATCATCAATCTGGGCAAGTCACCCCAGTGTCACGAGCGTCGCCGGAATCAGTGGACGAGTCCTTTGACCTCTCTTTTGACTTCTCGTTTGCCTCCACGGCCTCTGGTGCGTATGTCTTTGGCCAACCATCTAGCCGGCTTGCTCCCCCGTCTCCCACGCCGGCGGGAAGAGAACAAGCTGGGCATGAGCTGTTCACGTTTCGATCGCTTCACAACATCACTCCTGAGCCACGATCCACCGACTGGCCAAGAACCTTCAATCCACTACCTGCGCGGCCGGTTTCGGCGGATAGGTCTTCTGAGCTTCTAGAACCGGGAATAGCTTCACCTCGCCCTCAGCCCGCTGCAGCCGTTCCGGCATCGGACGCAACCCCTGCTACTATCCAATCTTCTTCGGCCTCAACCCACGAGCAACCCAGTCCACCCGTAGCTCCAATTCCAGGCCGCGCTGGGTTTACTCGTCATCAGCCGCCTCCTGACTTCAGTTTCGAGCCACGAATCGCTCCCCGGTTCCGACGCATCCATCCACTCCCTGCACGATCGGCTTCGAGGTCGCCTAGACCAAAGATGTCTCCAGATCTGCCAAAACCGGGCACATTTTCACTTGGCTCTCAGCCCGACGGAATTGGTCTCGAATCGGAATCAGCCCCAACCGTCCAATCTTCTCCGGCTGCAACCCAAGAGCAATCCAGCCCACCTGTGTCTCCACCTGCAAACGGCACTGTCAGTTCAGACTCAACTCCTCAGCCTCCAACACAACCCATCCCATATGATGCCAAAgatgaggcggcgccggctcaTGAACTGTTTACGTCCACCTTCCAAGACGCTCTCAAAGATGGCCGCAAGATCTCCGAAGATGCGGTCGCGGCCATAGAAGGCGCAATGCAAGCCAGCACGGCAGCGTCTACTGTAGAGTTGCGCCAGCTTCTGCACACCGCGAAAGCCCTGACATCATTCGAATGCACGGACACGCGCACGATTGCTGTGTTGGGAGACTCAGGAGAAGGTACGCACCAATCATCAAAAACAGTCCACTTGATGATTCTGACGCCATGTCATAGGTAAAAGCAGCCTCATCAACGCCCTGCTTCACTGTCCAGGTGTGGCTCAAACGGTACGTTCCCCTTCCAGGAGCGCAGGTGGTCCCAGTTGCTGAAGCCGGTGGCACAACAGAGTGACGCTGGATCCGCATGCACGTCCGTCGTGACAGAGTACCGCCAGAAAAAGGCCGAGCATTCCGCCCCCATCACCGTCGAAGTCGACTATCTCTCGGCTTCTGAGATTGAAGACCTCATACGTGAACTCCTGTACAGCTACCGGCAGCTATTCCTCCCCCTTGTTAACTCGTCATCGACTTCGGAAGAGGACTTTACCAGGTGCGAGCGGGAATCAGAGAAGGCTTGGTCTACTCTGCAGGCTGCTTTCAAGCACAAGACTCAATTCACAGAGAACTACGCGCGGGACACATCTGAGGGCGCTGTGGAGAGGATATCTAGCCAACTGATTCAATGGGCAAACGAGCTCGAATGGCCGGATAATGGGCGAGATGGCCGTTGGGtcaccacggcgacgacagcagaAGAGTGTGTTGAACAGACCAAGCGGTTCGCGCAGGACAAGTATTGGCCCTTCACCAAGATCATCCGGTATTACCTCTTCCACCCCCCTTTGCCCACATATTGCTAACGGCAGGCCATGTGAAGTG belongs to Purpureocillium takamizusanense chromosome 1, complete sequence and includes:
- a CDS encoding uncharacterized protein (EggNog:ENOG503P4JD), whose protein sequence is MAEPSHTSSGSPSPPLPEADADETPRPSRSRRQLDDAPQQDVTPRRNIKQREDSTSQASGESPDYSLEMTRRQSVGEGHAAAPQTAELIRQMENEKQLYPGASTWAAPEEKLFEILFLRQDLPMLPAHWDVDFRGVPMADSVFQTSNDYSPIIYSHSSKEFRATMALLRLIDLTASVRTTCQSGLRHKAPALIKKGISHYLSWAAEDGGYSSLHYVPNIIVENTDAGATEGDITGHIQRRMRALARVQREFLKIDRDDDFWDIDKQRLSNPHLTDVELLLDKHMPEDEEEEEEEDTEEEGWQSAPEDSAARSDDETKTPTKAGHTSLTESVEDGPTTPLSETLDASQFRRRPPVVYGIFVLRTSVFILTVDAAKGDDAYVSFHVDVHFMDRHQSVWNALTVALVVCLARDELRTRLDDFEPADMPEESDPDA
- a CDS encoding uncharacterized protein (EggNog:ENOG503NW01~COG:Q), which translates into the protein MAMQPIPDQHRALVLENRDTGLELKTLPTPQPGLGSAIVRVEATCILPYYQNVIRHYPIPTPLVGGFSAIGRIAAVGVDAASLKPGQLVYVDSVVRARDNPDASFLSGVIEGFTDESKYLMRNVWRDSSFAEYMKAPLENCIPLNEKRLCKELKYSVPELMYMAYLLIPYGGLRDIGLEPGETIVVCPATGGYGGAAVQVAVSMGARVIAMGRSSEKLATLKEHVQRTWPGASFDTAVIAGDEASDLDTLRAFGTIDAVLDLTPSTASASTHTRSAIRVLRLGGRISLMGSTKNIGAPEILTNSITLKGKMMYERADIAQFVKMMESGIFPRDKGFVHVKTFALEDWKQGLDTAAYHVGIGKCAVFVPQT
- a CDS encoding uncharacterized protein (EggNog:ENOG503PGVF), producing the protein MGYYAFKPSTDERYLEIYRPDCWGVRAMGYVFWDTDRLRQPAVWVRLKEASKMGGDRARAAYDPSLHESAEEKLQGVRLSAELMKEIKGGCF
- a CDS encoding uncharacterized protein (EggNog:ENOG503NXD3~COG:C) — protein: MPLASQLSSLFSAGSPSASSAASPATPDPDCVGPGAVFAPDPSRAPRHDRELVPHGQSETSDRGSGSGAGMKSDDIQVEGRPPYLHAMIAGGIGGSTGDLLMHSLDTVKTRQQGDPNIPSKYTSLGRSYYTIFRQEGIRRGLYGGWLPALGGSFPGTVLFFGTYEWSKRFLIDHGLQHHLAYLSAGFLGDLAASIVYVPSEVLKTRLQLQGRYNNPHFRSGYNYRGTIDAARTIVRTEGASALFYGYKATLYRDLPFSALQFMFWEQFHAWSRVYKQSRDIGVPLELLTGAAAGGLAGVITCPLDVVKTRLQTQVNSPVDHAARARDVNPQKRHISTSSPSTHRPQPGAIALETSSVITGLKVIYRTEGIGGWFRGVGPRGVWTFIQSGCMLFLYQRLLHELEVRLPLDKEEP
- a CDS encoding uncharacterized protein (EggNog:ENOG503P9ZB), whose protein sequence is MAQPSTDMALVRLESLSLDDGPDQRRDEMTRPEPVAEPSGVSLDISLVSTNPDADPLLEHVSSPSHHQSGQVTPVSRASPESVDESFDLSFDFSFASTASGAYVFGQPSSRLAPPSPTPAGREQAGHELFTFRSLHNITPEPRSTDWPRTFNPLPARPVSADRSSELLEPGIASPRPQPAAAVPASDATPATIQSSSASTHEQPSPPVAPIPGRAGFTRHQPPPDFSFEPRIAPRFRRIHPLPARSASRSPRPKMSPDLPKPGTFSLGSQPDGIGLESESAPTVQSSPAATQEQSSPPVSPPANGTVSSDSTPQPPTQPIPYDAKDEAAPAHELFTSTFQDALKDGRKISEDAVAAIEGAMQASTAASTVELRQLLHTAKALTSFECTDTRTIAVLGDSGEGKSSLINALLHCPGVAQTSDAGSACTSVVTEYRQKKAEHSAPITVEVDYLSASEIEDLIRELLYSYRQLFLPLVNSSSTSEEDFTRCERESEKAWSTLQAAFKHKTQFTENYARDTSEGAVERISSQLIQWANELEWPDNGRDGRWVTTATTAEECVEQTKRFAQDKYWPFTKIIRVYLSSQVLKTGVVLADLPGLHDTNLARVRATQDYLLKCDNILIVAKISRAITDQSLKSSLFYVLSRHMPLEWDQSGAQRMKIAVVCTKAEEININTARTEFCGPGKIISTETMKQLDDEIDKAKASGDRKRKKRAKLQQQLALIRARAQHVKENLQLAYSSKMRGSKLEVFCVSSAWYEKYCPKGNVELVQGSGIPDLRRFCHTVVADIHLNEAKQFLKPKLSGLLNSLDLYARSNMTRSDEASKARAGYAAIVKDLDGVVRENKSLADTFRRDCKRSFEDQILTFFDRRGHHWEAAATNEGRKWDSKQEWHSCIPQPNPEHLDGLN